CCCGAGCGGATGGAGGAGGAGGTGGTCCGCGTCCTCCGCTTCGTCCTCTTCATGCTCCGGAGCTTCGGCTTCACCGAGTTCGAGGCCTACATCGCGACCCGGCCCGAGAAGGCCGTCGGCGAGGACCGCATGTGGGAGGAGGCCACCGAGGCCCTGAAAAAGGCCGCGGCGGCGGCGGACCTGAGCTACGAAATGGACGAGGGTGGAGGCGCCTTCTACGGGCCGAAGATCGACGTGAAGGTGAAGGACTGCCTCAACCGGTCGTGGCAGCTCTCCACCGTCCAGTTCGACTTCAACCTCCCCGAGCGCTTCGATCTGGAGTTCATCGGCGCCGACAACCGCCCCCATCGCCCCTACATGATCCACCGCGCCCTTTTGGGGAGCCTGGAGCGCTTCTTCGGCATCCTCATCGAGCATTTCAAGGGGGCCTTCCCCCTCTGGCTGGCCCCGGAGCAGGTCCGCCTGCTTCCCATCGCGGACCGACATGTGGCATACTGTGAAGCCGTGGCCGACCGCCTCCGGACGGAGGGCCTCCGGGTGACCGTGGACGCGCGGCCCGAAAAAACGGGCTACAAGGTCCGCGAGGCCCAGCTCCAGAAGATCCCCTTCATGCTCGTCGCGGGGGACAGGGAGCAGGAATCCGGCGCCGTGGCGGTGAGGAGCCGCAGCGGAGGGGACCGGGGAGCCATGGCCGTCGACGAGTTCGTCGGCATGGTCCTCGCGAAGGTGAAGGCGCGAAGCCTCGACTTGGAATGAGGAGGATGCTATTCGAGAACCCGTAAGCAAAGGACCGAGGCTCAACCGCCAGATCCGGGTGAGGGAGATCCGAGTCGTGGACGAGGATGGAGCCCAGCTCGGGATCATGACGCCGGAGCAGGCGATGGTGCTGGCGGAGTCGAAGGGCCTCGATCTGGTGGAGGTGGCGCCCCTCGCGCAGCCGCCGGTATGCCGGATCATCGACTACGGAAAGTACCTGTACGACGAAAAGAAGAAGGCCGCCGAGGCCAAGAAGAAGCAGCGGCAGATCGTCGTCAAGGAGATCAAGCTCAGGCCCAAGATCGAGGAGCACGACTACCAGGTCAAGAAGCGCCAGATCGAGGCCTTCCTGGAGGACGGCGACAAGGTGAAGGTGACCGTGAGGTTCCGGGGCCGGGAGATCGTCCACCCGGAAATGGCCCAGAAGCTCCTCTCGCGGATCGCCACCGAAGTGGTGCAGAGGGGAAAGATCGAGCGGGCCCCCATGATGGAAGCGCGGACCATGGTCATGTTGCTCATGCCCGCGAAGAAGTGACCGGAGGAATCGGAGCCATGCCCAAGATGAAGACGCACAGCGCCGCCGCCAAGCGTTTCAAGGTGACGGGCACCGGAAAAGTGAAGAGGTCCAAGGCGTACCACCGCCACATCCTGACCTCGAAAACCCGCAAGCGCAAAAACCAGCTCGGAACGGCGACCCTCGTCCACGAGGCCGATCTCCGCAAGGTCAAGCGCCTGTTGCTCGCGTAGGAGCTGAAGATGGCCAGAGTACGCCGCGGCCACCACAAGGTGGAGCGCAGAAAGAAACTTCAGAAGCTCGCCAAAGGCTACTTCGGCGCGAAGAGCCGCCTCTACCGCTCCATCAAGGAGCAGGTCGAACGCTCCCTCGCTTTCGCCTTCGTCGGCCGCCGGGTCAAGAAGATCGACTACCGCCGGCTTTGGATCGTCCGCATCAACGCGGGATGCCGCCAGAACGACCTCTCCTACAGCCGGTTCATGGACGGCCTCAAGAAGGCCGGGATCCTCCTGGACCGGAAGGCCCTCGCGGACATCGCCGTGAACGACCCCGGCGCCTTCTCCGCGCTGTGCGCCAAGGCCAAGGCGGCCATCGCCTAGAGGTTCCTCCCCGAGCCAACCCCGAGCCCGCGGCCCCCTGGGGCCGCGGGCGTTCTGTTGCCCGTGCAGAAAACCGAAGGCGAGGAGCCTCCGAAGGGTCCCGAGGGGCGGTACTGGGGGGCGCCCCCCCGCCCGCTTCGGAGCGGGCGCGGGGAGAAGAGGCCCGGATCCGAACGGATCCTTCCCTTTCCTTCGGCGCCCCGCTATGATGGCGGCCATGGGACTTCAGGGCGATTTCACCACCATGCCCCTCCCGGACCTCCTGCAGTGGCTGGCCCTCAGCCGCAAGACCGGCATTCTCATCCTCCAGCGCGGCGAAATCGTGAAGGAGATCTACTTTCGGGAGGGGAAGATCGTCGCCTCCGCGAGCAACGACCCGCGCGAGTACTTCGGCCAGTTCCTCCTCTCCTACGAGAAGATCACCGAGGCGGACCTCATGCGGGCCTTCTCTCGCCAGGGGGAGACGGGAATCAAACTCGGGCGGATCCTCGTCATGGAGGGCCTCCTGTCCGAGGACGAGGTCCAGCGGTTTCTGAGGATCAAGGCCGAAGAGACCATCTACGACCTCTTTCTTTGGGGCGAAGGGACCTTCAAGTTCTACAACGACGCCCCGGCCCAGGACGGGCACGTGGCCATCGAGATGGAAGTCACCTCCATCCTGATGGAGGGCTCGCGGAGGGCGGACGAGTGGACGCGCATCCGCAAGATCTTCCCCTCCAACGAGACCGTCCTCACGATTCTGCCCGAGAACCTGACCCGCCAGGTCCTGCAGGACCCCGTCTACAATCGCATGGTCCAGATCCTGGAGTCCCCCTGGCGCATCGGAGACCTATGCCTCATGTTCCACGCCTCCGACTTCGCCGTGTGCAGCGTCCTCTTCGACCTGTACCGGATGGGCCTGGTGGACATCGTGGAATCGCCCGAGCCGCCCAAGGGATCGGAAGTGCGCGCGGAGGAAACCGTCCGGACCCTTTGCAACCAGGGGCTCAAGCAGTTCAACGCGGGCCAGTTCGAGGCGGCCATCGAAACCTTCAAGCAGGTGCTCATCCTGTCGCCATCCCACTCCCTCGCCCGGGCCATGATCCCCAAGGCCTACAAGGAAATCAAAGCCAGCCTCGTCTCCGACGAGTTCTCCATCGAACACCTCCCGTACCTCAAGCGGGCCCTCGCGGACCTCAACGAATTGGAATTCACGCCCCAGGAGAACTACATCCTGAGTCGCGTGAACGGGAGCAGTTCGGTGCAGTCCATCATCCGGATCTCGCCCATCCAGGAGATCCACGCGCTGATGATCTTCAAGAAGCTCGCCCGGGACGGCCTCGTCGGCTTCCTGCCTCCTACCGAGACGTGAGCGTTCGCTCACGGATGAGGAACCATGGGGTTTCCAAAACGTGAGGCTGAATATCATTCTAAATAATGGAAAATGAGAGAACCCCATTCCTTGGGGCGAATCGGTGATGAGTATTCAACCACATTGACAAGGCGCCGGTCAGGCCCTATTCTTGCCTTGTGGCCGCGCCGGGGGCGCGACCCGAGGAGGGAGGAGGTGGACGCATGCATCCCGTAGAGACCGGGCTGTTCTGGGCATTCGTATTGGGCTCCCTGGCCCTGTTCGCCAACACCGCCCAGAGGCGCATCGGGGCCCTGATGAAGGGCCTTCCCGACAACCGGTTCGACCGCCACTGGGAGCGGTTCAAGGGCCTCGTCCTGCACGCCTTCGCCCAGAAGCGGATGGTCCGGGACCCCTACGCGGGGATCTACCACCTCCTCATCTTCTGGGGCTTCTGCGTCCTCGGGCTGAGGTCCCTCATGCTCATCGTGGAGGGTCTCTTCCCCTCGTTCCACCTCACCGAGGCCCTGGGCGTCTTCGGCTACGGGTACCAGACCACGAAGGACGTATTCGAAGTCCTGGTCGTGGTGGGCATCCTCATGGCCATGGGGCGGAGGGTCTTCGCCCGGCCCGAGCGGCTGGAAAACTCCTGGGACGCCTGGGCCACCCTGAGCCTCATCGGCGGCCTCATGGTGACCGACCTCATCGCCGACGGGGCCTACATCGCCCTCCACGACCCCGACTGGAAGGCCTGGTCCCCGGCGGGTCTCGCCGTCGCTTCCTTGTTTGGAGGGATGGCGAAGGGCGCCCTCACGGCGTGGTACAAGGCCAACTGGTGGCTTCACCTGGCCATCCTCTTCGCCTTCATGAATTTTCTGCCCTACTCCAAGCACTTCCACGTGTTTACGTCCCTCTTCAACGTCTACTTCCGCGACTTGGAGCCCACCCGGAACATCAAGAAGATGGACCTCGAAGCCGAGCACTTCGGGGTGAACAAGATCCAGGACTTCACCTGGAAGCAGATGCTGGACTTTTACACGTGCACGGAGTGCGGCCGGTGCACCGAAGTCTGCCCCACGACCAACACGGGGAAGCCCCTCCGTCCCAAGAACTACGGGAACGACCTTCGGGACTACCTCTACGCGACCCCCCTCGAGCAAATGGACCAGGAAAAACCGGTGCCCGAGGACCGGCTTCTCATCGGTGGCCCGGTTCCCGAGGGATCGGTCTGGAATCGGCGCGACGAGACGCCCCCCTGGAGCCTCAAGGACCTCGGGGGCGCCATCAGCTCCGACACGATCTGGGCGTGCACGACCTGCGGCTACTGCGAGTGGGCCTGTCCCCTCCACATCACCTTCGTGGACAAGCTCGTGGGCATGCGGCGCTACCTCACCCTCGAGGAGAGCAACTTCCCGGCGGAGGCCCAGGCGGCCTTCAAGGGCATGGAGCGCCAAGGGAACCCCTGGAACATGCCCCAGGCCGACCGGGCCAAGTGGGCCGAAGGGTTGGACGTGCCCCACATTTCCGAGAAGACCGACGCGGAGTACCTCTTCTGGGTGGGGTGCGCGGGCGCGTACGACGCCGCGGGCCAGAAGGTCTCCCAGGCCCTGGTGCGCCTGATGAACGCCGCCGGAGTCTCCTTCGCCACGCTGGGCGAGGAGGAGACCTGCACGGGCGACGCGGCCCGCCGGCTTGGAAACGAGTACCTTTTCGCCACGCTGGCCGAGGCCAACGTGGAGACCCTCAACGGCTACAAGGTCAAGAAGATCGTCACGAACTGCCCCCACTGCCTCAATACGCTGAAGAACGAGTACAAGGACTTCGGCGGGAACTTCGAGGTCGTTCACGGCACGGAGCTCGTGGCCTCCCTCCTCAAGGAAGGCCGCCTAAAACTGACGGGGGAGATTCGCGAAACCCTCACCTTCCACGACCCCTGCTACCTCGGCCGTTACAACGGCCAGGTGGAAGCTCCGCGGGCCATCCTGCGCGCCATTCCCGGGGTGGGGCTCAAGGAGATGGAACACCACGGGGAGCGGGCCATGTGCTGCGGCGCCGGCGGGGGACGCTTCTGGCTCGAGGAAAAGCTCGGGAAGCGCGTCAACCACGAGCGCTTTGAGCAGGCCACGGCCACCGGAGCCGGGGGCATCGCCGTCGCCTGCCCCTTCTGCAACGTCATGCTCAGCAACGCCGCCGGCGAGACGGGCAAGGAAGGCTTCCCGACGACGGACGTTCTGGAACTCGCCGCCAAGGCCCTGCCGCAGTAGCCGGCGGCGGGCGAGGGGGTGCGGGGGAACGGGGAGGTTCCCCCGCTCGGAGGGCTTCCCCCGCCAGGGCAGGATCTCATGGCCTCCTGGCCTCAAGGTCTCCTGGGCTCGTGGTTTCCTGGCCTCCTGGCCTCACGGTCTCCTGGGCTCGTGGCTTCCTGGCCTCGTGGGCTCCTGGATTCCATGTCCTCCCGGCCCTCCCCCGTGATGTGGGAGCGTCCCAATCGCCGTTCTGCCTTGAAAGAGCAAGGCGATTGCTGTACACTTTCACCATGAATTCACCCGATCCGGTTACGGGCGCGGTCCTCGCGGGGGGACGATCCAAGAGGATGGGCGCGGACAAGCGCCTCCTTGTCCTGGAGGGAAGGACCCTCCTGGAGCGGGCCGTGGACCTCCTCGCTCCCCTTTGCGACGAGGTCCTCGTGGTGGCTCCGACCCCTCCTCCGATCCGAGTGGGAGCGCGGTACGTGGCCGATCGGTTCCCGGGGCTGGGGCTTCTGTCCGGGATCCACGCCGCCCTGGAGGAGTCCCGCGGGTCGACGGTTCTCTGCATCCCCGTGGACACGCCCTATCTGGACCTCCCCTGGCTCCGGCTTCTCCTGGGCCTCGGGCGATCGGCCGGAACCCCGGTGGTGCCTCTGGTGGGCGGCCGGGTCCATCCCATCCCCGGCTGTTACCCCAAATCGGCGGCGGCGGTCATTGGTCAGACCTTGAGCCGCGGGGAGTCCTCGGCGAGCCAGATCCTCCCTCGCCTGGGAACGGTCTACGTGGGGGAGGAGGCCGCGGAGGGGGCGGGGTGCGACCCGTCGGCCCTGCTCAACATCAACTCCCCCGAGGAATGGCGCGCCGTCGCCGCGGCGGCGAAGCCGGTGAGGTAGATTCCCCGTCGGGAGGCCCCCCGTCCCCCTCCTCGGTTTCCCGCTTTCGGAATATCGGACTCTGCCCCTAGCCCGCCCGGTACGGATAGTACTGGGGCGTCCACTGGGCCTTTCGAATGAGCCGGGCCAGGGCCTCCTCGTCCAGCCGGCGCCCGAGCCCCGCTTCGCTGGCCACCTGGGCCACCGAAAGGGCCACGCGGAAGGCCACCTCGCGGATGTCCTTCATCTCCGGAAGGAGAAGGCCGCGGGCCTCCTGGGCGGGCGAAACCATGCCGCTGATGGACCGGCTGGCGGCCAGGAACATGGCCTGCGTGACCCGAGTGGACTGCGCCACCAGGGCTCCCAGGCCCACGCCCGGGAAAACGTAGAGGTTGTTGCACTGGGACGACTCGAAGGTCCGGCCCTCGAAGGAGAAGGGGTCGAAGGGGCTTCCCGTGGCCATGAGGCCCCGTCCTCCGGTGGCCTGGGCCACCTCCTCGGGCGTGCATTCGGACTTGGCCGTGGGGTTGGAGAGGGAGAGGACCACCGGCCGTTCGGAGAAGGAAGCCATGGCCCGGAGGACCTCCCCGCTGAAGAGCCCGCGCTTGGCCGTCACGCCCACGATCACCGTGGGCCGCGCGTTCCGGATCACGTCCATGAGGCCTATCCGGGAGGGGGAGTCGAGGGTCCATCCCTCCACCGCGCTCCGGCGCTGGGCGAAGGGGACCTGGGGTTCCTCCAGGTTCGGCGTATCCTCGAGGAGCAGGCCGTCCACGTCCACGGCGAAAATCCGCCGCCGCACCTCCTCGTCGGACAGCCCCCGTTCCCGAAGGACGTCCCGGATCCGGCGGGCGGTTCCGGTGCCCGCCTGGCCCATCCCCACGATCAGGAACCGCTGGTCCTCCATGCGCTCCTTCTTGATTCGCATGGCGGTCATGAGGGCCGCGAGGGACACGGCGCCGGTTCCCTGGATGTCGTCGTTGAAGGAGAGGAGCCGTTCGCGGTACCGGTCCAGGAGGACGAAGGCCTTGTCCTTGGCGAAATCCTCCCACTGGAGGAGCGCGTTGGGAAAGTTCCGCCGCACCCCCAGGACGAAGCGCTCCACGAAGTCCTCGTAAGCCTGGCCCGTGAGCCTCGGCTTCTGGTACCCGAGGTACAGGGGGTCCTTGAGGAGTCGCTCGTTGTTCGTCCCCACGTCGAGGCAGACCGGGAGACACCCCGCCGGGTGGAGCCCTCCGGCGGCCACGTAGAGCGAGATCTT
This genomic interval from Acidobacteriota bacterium contains the following:
- the rpmI gene encoding 50S ribosomal protein L35; translated protein: MPKMKTHSAAAKRFKVTGTGKVKRSKAYHRHILTSKTRKRKNQLGTATLVHEADLRKVKRLLLA
- the infC gene encoding translation initiation factor IF-3; its protein translation is MREPVSKGPRLNRQIRVREIRVVDEDGAQLGIMTPEQAMVLAESKGLDLVEVAPLAQPPVCRIIDYGKYLYDEKKKAAEAKKKQRQIVVKEIKLRPKIEEHDYQVKKRQIEAFLEDGDKVKVTVRFRGREIVHPEMAQKLLSRIATEVVQRGKIERAPMMEARTMVMLLMPAKK
- a CDS encoding (Fe-S)-binding protein; amino-acid sequence: MHPVETGLFWAFVLGSLALFANTAQRRIGALMKGLPDNRFDRHWERFKGLVLHAFAQKRMVRDPYAGIYHLLIFWGFCVLGLRSLMLIVEGLFPSFHLTEALGVFGYGYQTTKDVFEVLVVVGILMAMGRRVFARPERLENSWDAWATLSLIGGLMVTDLIADGAYIALHDPDWKAWSPAGLAVASLFGGMAKGALTAWYKANWWLHLAILFAFMNFLPYSKHFHVFTSLFNVYFRDLEPTRNIKKMDLEAEHFGVNKIQDFTWKQMLDFYTCTECGRCTEVCPTTNTGKPLRPKNYGNDLRDYLYATPLEQMDQEKPVPEDRLLIGGPVPEGSVWNRRDETPPWSLKDLGGAISSDTIWACTTCGYCEWACPLHITFVDKLVGMRRYLTLEESNFPAEAQAAFKGMERQGNPWNMPQADRAKWAEGLDVPHISEKTDAEYLFWVGCAGAYDAAGQKVSQALVRLMNAAGVSFATLGEEETCTGDAARRLGNEYLFATLAEANVETLNGYKVKKIVTNCPHCLNTLKNEYKDFGGNFEVVHGTELVASLLKEGRLKLTGEIRETLTFHDPCYLGRYNGQVEAPRAILRAIPGVGLKEMEHHGERAMCCGAGGGRFWLEEKLGKRVNHERFEQATATGAGGIAVACPFCNVMLSNAAGETGKEGFPTTDVLELAAKALPQ
- a CDS encoding NAD-dependent malic enzyme, with product MKNFAIKVDALTGEEYYEVRIRGSQLINNAFLNKASAFSPEERKCLALEGHLRSAVQTLDQQAQRVMENYARKPSDIERYIFLQGLLDRNETLFYKVVVDHLQEMVPIVYTPTVGQACLMASHIQRRYRGMYITPENIGSIDAILQSVSRPEIYLIVVTDGERILGLGDLGSDGMPIPVGKISLYVAAGGLHPAGCLPVCLDVGTNNERLLKDPLYLGYQKPRLTGQAYEDFVERFVLGVRRNFPNALLQWEDFAKDKAFVLLDRYRERLLSFNDDIQGTGAVSLAALMTAMRIKKERMEDQRFLIVGMGQAGTGTARRIRDVLRERGLSDEEVRRRIFAVDVDGLLLEDTPNLEEPQVPFAQRRSAVEGWTLDSPSRIGLMDVIRNARPTVIVGVTAKRGLFSGEVLRAMASFSERPVVLSLSNPTAKSECTPEEVAQATGGRGLMATGSPFDPFSFEGRTFESSQCNNLYVFPGVGLGALVAQSTRVTQAMFLAASRSISGMVSPAQEARGLLLPEMKDIREVAFRVALSVAQVASEAGLGRRLDEEALARLIRKAQWTPQYYPYRAG
- a CDS encoding molybdenum cofactor guanylyltransferase; translation: MLYTFTMNSPDPVTGAVLAGGRSKRMGADKRLLVLEGRTLLERAVDLLAPLCDEVLVVAPTPPPIRVGARYVADRFPGLGLLSGIHAALEESRGSTVLCIPVDTPYLDLPWLRLLLGLGRSAGTPVVPLVGGRVHPIPGCYPKSAAAVIGQTLSRGESSASQILPRLGTVYVGEEAAEGAGCDPSALLNINSPEEWRAVAAAAKPVR
- the thrS gene encoding threonine--tRNA ligase codes for the protein FWRDEHLKNGYEFVFSPHVGRAALWQTSGHLDFYKENMYPSMEMENQTFYAKPMNCPFHTMIYRSRHRSYRDLPLRWAELGTVYRYEKSGVLHGLMRVRGFTQDDAHLFVQPERMEEEVVRVLRFVLFMLRSFGFTEFEAYIATRPEKAVGEDRMWEEATEALKKAAAAADLSYEMDEGGGAFYGPKIDVKVKDCLNRSWQLSTVQFDFNLPERFDLEFIGADNRPHRPYMIHRALLGSLERFFGILIEHFKGAFPLWLAPEQVRLLPIADRHVAYCEAVADRLRTEGLRVTVDARPEKTGYKVREAQLQKIPFMLVAGDREQESGAVAVRSRSGGDRGAMAVDEFVGMVLAKVKARSLDLE
- a CDS encoding DUF4388 domain-containing protein, which encodes MGLQGDFTTMPLPDLLQWLALSRKTGILILQRGEIVKEIYFREGKIVASASNDPREYFGQFLLSYEKITEADLMRAFSRQGETGIKLGRILVMEGLLSEDEVQRFLRIKAEETIYDLFLWGEGTFKFYNDAPAQDGHVAIEMEVTSILMEGSRRADEWTRIRKIFPSNETVLTILPENLTRQVLQDPVYNRMVQILESPWRIGDLCLMFHASDFAVCSVLFDLYRMGLVDIVESPEPPKGSEVRAEETVRTLCNQGLKQFNAGQFEAAIETFKQVLILSPSHSLARAMIPKAYKEIKASLVSDEFSIEHLPYLKRALADLNELEFTPQENYILSRVNGSSSVQSIIRISPIQEIHALMIFKKLARDGLVGFLPPTET
- the rplT gene encoding 50S ribosomal protein L20: MARVRRGHHKVERRKKLQKLAKGYFGAKSRLYRSIKEQVERSLAFAFVGRRVKKIDYRRLWIVRINAGCRQNDLSYSRFMDGLKKAGILLDRKALADIAVNDPGAFSALCAKAKAAIA